In Castor canadensis chromosome 11, mCasCan1.hap1v2, whole genome shotgun sequence, a single genomic region encodes these proteins:
- the LOC109692042 gene encoding olfactory receptor 1468-like — translation MTERNQTVTSEFLLLGLPIQPENQHLFYVLFLAMYLITILGNLLIIVLILLDSHLHTPMYLFLSNLSLSDLCFSSVTIPKLLHIIKSQVPSISYAGCLTQMYFFLFFADLESFLLVAMAYDRYVAICFPLHYTNIMSPKLCVCLVVLSWMLTTFHAMLHTLLMTRLSFCEDNEIPHFFCDISALLKLACSDTQVNELVMFVMGGFVGVIPFLLIIMSYAGIVSSILKVFSSRGFHKAFSTCGSHLSVVSLFYGTTSGLYLTPPANNSPVKETTMALMYTVVTPLLNPFIYSLRNRDMHGALRRVLCKSEIPFFP, via the coding sequence ATGACAGAAAGGAACCAAACTGTCACCTCAGAGTTCCTCCTCCTGGGCCTACCCATCCAGCCAGAGAACCAACACTTGTTCTATGTCCTGTTCCTGGCCATGTACCTTATCACCATCTTGGGGAATCTCCTCATCATTGTCCTCATTCTACTGGACTCCCatctccacacacccatgtattTGTTTCTCAGCAACTTGTCCTTGTCTGACCTCTGCTTTTCCTCTGTGACCATTCCAAAACTGTTGCATATCATAAAAAGCCAAGTACCCTCCATTTCTTATGCAGGATGCCTGACACAAAtgtatttcttcctgttttttgctGACTTGGAGAGCTTCCTTCTTGTGgccatggcctatgaccgctatgtggccatctgcttCCCTCTGCACTACACCAACATCATGAGCCCCAAGCTGTGTGTGTGCCTGGTGGTGCTGTCTTGGATGCTGACCACGTTCCATGCCATGTTGCACACCCTGCTTATGACCAGATTGTCTTTCTGTGAAGACAATGAGATCCCtcactttttttgtgatataTCTGCTCTTCTGAAGCTCGCCTGCTCTGACACTCAGGTTAATGAGTTGGTGATGTTTGTTATGGGTGGGTTCGTTGGTGTCATTCCATTCCTACTCATCATCATGTCCTATGCAGGAATCGTGTCCTCCATCCTCAAGGTCTTTTCTTCTCGGGGTTTCCACaaggccttctccacctgtggatCTCATCTCTCTGTGGTCTCACTATTCTATGGAACAACCTCTGGTCTCTACTTAACTCCACCAGCTAATAATTCTCCTGTGAAGGAGACTACCATGGCTCTGATGTATACAGTGGTGACTCCCTtgctgaaccccttcatctacagcctgaggaacagagACATGCATGGTGCCCTGAGAAGAGTTCTTTGTAAGAGTGAAATCCCCTTCTTCCCATGA